One genomic segment of [Phormidium] sp. ETS-05 includes these proteins:
- a CDS encoding response regulator transcription factor, protein MKRILIVDDDRTLRKILKRHLENQGYLVEAVPSAVEALDLFEIEPPDLVVSDVMMPEMDGFEFCRRLRSHPSGKLLPFIFLSSKGELDDRIKGHSRGADDYLIKPFEPRELVAKIEAQLERSRRIHAEMIRLMQQVAAAPLPEAPNAPPDKGEDERDGALLTESLPLTPAETRVFLEVIQGYTNKQIAANLFISPRTVQTHLRHILSKLKLENRSQVIRYAFEISTPERNSGKLPKP, encoded by the coding sequence ATGAAACGGATTCTCATTGTAGATGACGATCGAACCCTGCGCAAAATCTTGAAACGCCATCTGGAAAACCAGGGATATTTGGTGGAAGCTGTCCCATCGGCGGTGGAAGCATTGGATTTGTTTGAAATTGAGCCCCCAGATTTGGTGGTATCCGACGTAATGATGCCAGAAATGGATGGATTTGAGTTTTGTCGGCGCCTGCGAAGCCATCCTTCCGGTAAGTTATTGCCGTTTATCTTTCTATCTTCCAAGGGAGAGTTGGATGATAGAATCAAGGGGCATTCTCGCGGGGCAGATGATTACCTAATTAAGCCTTTTGAACCCCGAGAATTGGTGGCCAAAATCGAGGCGCAGTTAGAGCGATCGCGCCGGATTCATGCCGAGATGATCCGGTTGATGCAGCAGGTGGCAGCGGCGCCCTTGCCAGAAGCTCCTAACGCCCCTCCTGACAAAGGCGAGGACGAAAGGGATGGGGCATTGCTGACCGAGAGCCTCCCCCTAACCCCTGCAGAAACCAGAGTATTTTTAGAGGTGATTCAAGGCTATACCAACAAGCAAATCGCTGCCAATCTATTTATTAGCCCCCGCACGGTTCAAACTCATTTGCGGCATATCCTGAGCAAGCTCAAGCTAGAAAATCGTTCCCAGGTGATTCGCTATGCCTTTGAAATTTCAACCCCGGAAAGGAATTCGGGTAAATTGCCCAAGCCCTGA
- a CDS encoding adenylyltransferase/cytidyltransferase family protein, with amino-acid sequence MSAGIYDIPTLAAAIAAHPAQWRPMVFTNGCFDLLHVGHVRYLAAAKALGRTLIVGLNSDISVRQIKPRRSGMPSRPIVPEMQRAEVLAALKPVDGVAIFHEPTAVTIIEVLKPDIYVKGGDYKIETLPEAPSVQAYGGRIVLCDIEIPTSTSAIVDRILGGS; translated from the coding sequence ATGAGTGCTGGCATTTACGACATTCCAACCCTGGCAGCGGCGATCGCTGCCCACCCTGCTCAGTGGCGACCGATGGTATTTACTAACGGTTGCTTTGACCTTCTCCATGTGGGTCATGTTCGCTATTTAGCCGCAGCGAAAGCCTTGGGTCGCACTCTCATCGTTGGTCTCAACAGCGATATTTCTGTCCGTCAGATCAAGCCAAGGCGATCGGGGATGCCTTCGCGTCCGATCGTCCCGGAAATGCAGCGAGCTGAGGTTCTCGCCGCCCTCAAACCCGTGGATGGGGTGGCCATTTTTCACGAACCCACCGCCGTCACGATTATCGAAGTCCTCAAACCTGATATTTACGTCAAGGGTGGTGACTACAAAATTGAAACCCTACCAGAAGCACCTTCAGTTCAAGCCTATGGAGGACGCATCGTTTTATGCGATATTGAAATTCCCACCTCTACCAGCGCGATCGTTGACCGAATTTTGGGCGGCTCTTAG